The candidate division KSB1 bacterium region TATCATGATCCGCCCACAGAATGCGGTTCTTGCCGGCGGGGGCCAGACTCAAATCGGCGACATGGTAGTCGCGCTTCACTTTCTCCGCCTTGGCTTTCGCCTTCGGTCGCGCGGCGGCCGTTCCATTGCTCATGCGAGTTCCTTCACTTTATCGGTTAATTCCCACGTAAATCCGTCGCCCGTGCGGCCAAAATGCCCGTAGCTCGCGGTCTCGCGATAGACCGGGCGACGCAGCTTCAGCGCGCTGATAATCCCCTTCGGAGTCAGATCAAATACCTTGCGAATCTTCTTTTCGAGTTCCGCCTCCGACAACTTGCCGGTGCCCTTGGTATCGACCAGCAGCGACACCGGTTCGGCCACGCCGATGGCATACGCGAGTTGAAGCTCGCATTCATCCGCCAGCCCCGCCGCCACGATGTTCTTCGCGACCCAGCGCGCCGCGTAGGCCGCGCTGCGGTCAACCTTCGTCGGATCCTTGCCGGAGAACGCGCCGCCGCCGTGCGGTACCCACCCGCCGTAGGTATCCACGATGATCTTACGGCCCGTCAAGCCGGCGTCGCCCTGCGGTCCGCCCACCACGAAGCGACCCGTCGGATTCACGAAAATGCGCACGTCTTTCGTCAGCAGCGCCGCCGGTATGCTGGGAATGATGACCAGTCGCTTGATGTCGGCGATGATCTCTTCGTGCGTGATCTTCTCATCGTGCTGCGTCGAAACCACGATGGTCTCGACTGCCTTCGGCTGGCCGTTTTCGAAACGAACGGAGACTTGTGATTTGCCGTCCGGCCGCAAATAAGGCAGTGCGCCGTTCTTGCGAATCTCCGACAGCCGCTTGGTCAGCCGATGCGCCAGCACAATCGGCAGCGGCATCATTTCCGGAGTGTGATTGCAGGCGTAGCCGAACATCATGCCCTGATCACCCGCACCGTCACGGTCCACGCCCATCGCGATATCCGGACTCTGACGGTCGATCGTCGTAATCACCGCGCAGGTCTCGTAATCAAACCCGTACGCCGCGTCGGTGTAGCCGATGCTCTTGATCACCCCGCGCACGAGGGCCGGGACATCCACATAGGTCGTGGTGGTAATTTCTCCGCCGACCAGCGCCATGCCCGTGGTCACGAACGTCTCGCAGGCCACGCGACCGTTGGGATCGTCCTTCAATACCGCATCGAGCATCGCGTCGGAGATCTGATCCGCGATTTTGTCCGGATGACCTTCGGTCACCGACTCGCTCGAAAATACAAAGTCTCTCATTGCCTCTTTCCAGGGGGCGGGTTCAGCGGAAGGTGACAGACGCGCTCGCCCGAATATCGCGCCGCCGTGGGTAGAATGAAAACTAAGTGAAGCACCCGACCAGATTCCGGCGGGGTGGGGGCACCCCGCTCGGCGAGGTTACCCCGCTCGGCGAGGACTCTATGGCTCAATTCGTGATCGCGGAATCCGAGAGAATCTCGCTCGAATCGCCGAGATTGTAGCGCAGGAACTTGCCCACGATGGCCGAGTTGTTGCCCACCAGCGAGCCTTCAACGAGCGCGTTTTCCACGCG contains the following coding sequences:
- a CDS encoding methionine adenosyltransferase — its product is MRDFVFSSESVTEGHPDKIADQISDAMLDAVLKDDPNGRVACETFVTTGMALVGGEITTTTYVDVPALVRGVIKSIGYTDAAYGFDYETCAVITTIDRQSPDIAMGVDRDGAGDQGMMFGYACNHTPEMMPLPIVLAHRLTKRLSEIRKNGALPYLRPDGKSQVSVRFENGQPKAVETIVVSTQHDEKITHEEIIADIKRLVIIPSIPAALLTKDVRIFVNPTGRFVVGGPQGDAGLTGRKIIVDTYGGWVPHGGGAFSGKDPTKVDRSAAYAARWVAKNIVAAGLADECELQLAYAIGVAEPVSLLVDTKGTGKLSEAELEKKIRKVFDLTPKGIISALKLRRPVYRETASYGHFGRTGDGFTWELTDKVKELA